CTTGAGCACTGCCGCCCAGCTGGCGAGCATTGGTCGCCCAGCTGGCACTTTGCCGTTATCACTGGAGGAGCAGAGATGCTGACCGCCGCACGGTTGGCGATGCTGCCGCCGATCGAGTGCTGCTGGCCCAAGCGGGGTGACGTCGCAGGATCGGCGCTGCACGATTATGGCGATCCGGTCTACCGGTTTGCTTGAGCAGGAGTGTGCCCGCAAGGTGGATCATAGACGGGATCCTGTACGATGCCCGCCACTTGGTCACGAGGCTCCGCCGTAATATCGCAAAAACACCAAGGAGTTAAACGGCTAAGATCAACTTGGCGCACAAGCTAATCAGAGCGGCGCAGGCTATGGTAGAATAAGAAATATCAATTATCCAAAGCACAACAGAAGGACCATGTTTCAGCATGACGATGCCCGGGCTGCTCGCGGTACCCGGCAGCCTTCAGCGGATCAGCGGTCCTAACGCCAACACGGCCGCCCTCTAGCTCCGCTTGACGTTGTCCAGCCCGCGCATCACGGCCCAATGCCTGCGCCTTGATCACTGCTGAGGTCCGCGGAAAACCAGGGCTCCGCAGTGCTCAATCCGCAGAGGACACCCAGAACCCGAGGAGGAGCGTGAATGCCCGCGAGAAACTACCAGCAATGGACCGCAAATCCACCCCTGCAGACGGGTGAGTGGATCGACAGCCGACTCTACACCGATCAAGAGATCTTCGAGGAAGAGCTGGAGAAGATCTTCAAGCATACCTGGGTCCCCGTCTGTCACGAGTCCGAGCTGCCGAAGCCCTACGACTTCCGCACCACCAGCATCGCCAATGAACCGATTGTCGTCTGCCGCGGTCCCGACAACGTCGTACGTGCCTTCCTCAATGTCTGCCCGCATCGTGGCATGATCATCGAGCGTCGTCCCTCCGGCAGCTTCTACGAGGCCTCGGCTTCGGGCAATCCGAAGCGGATGACCTGCATGTTCCATGCCTGGCAGTTCGACCTGAAGGGCAACTGCGTCTACGTCAGCCGCGAGAAGGAGGGCTACCAGGACCGCCTCAGCAAGGAGGATGTCGGGCTGCGGCGACTGCGCTGCGAGGTGAAGTTCGGCGGTTTCGTCTGGGTGAGCCTGGACGACAATCCCGTTCCCCTGGAGGATTGGGCGGGTGCCCCATTCGAATGCCTGCGCAAGACGCTCGATGCGGAGCCTCTCGAGGTCTTCCACTACCACAAGGCTATCGTCGACACGAACTACAAGCTCTGGCACGATACGAACTGTGAATTCTATCACGACTTCATGCACTACCACAATCGTGTCACCGGCTTTAACGACGCGTACTTCGCCAGAAAGAACGAAGCCTTTGAACACGGTCATATCGTGGTCGGCACCTTCGAGGTGAACTACGATCAATACGAAGGCTTCGAGAGCCGCGCCGGACTATCATTCCCGTATCTGCCGCCGAACCAGTGGTACATGATCGATCTGTTCCCCGGCATGAACTTCAACCTCCGGGGCTCGGCTCTGCGCTGCGACGTTGTCACGCCACTCGGTCCGAACAAGACGATGATCGAGTTCCGCGGTCTGGGGCTCAAGAGCGACACGAAGGAGGAGCGTCAGACCCGCATCAATCACCACAATTCGATCTGGGGTCCGTTCGGCCGCAACCTGCACGAGGACCTGATCGGCGTGCAGGGGCAAGGCACCACGATGCGACCCGGCTCCGAACCGCGCCGCATTCTGCACGGACGCCACGAGAATCAGACCATCCACGACGAGAACGGTATGCGCCACTACTACGACGAGTGGGGCCGGTGGATGAACCGTTTGCCGCGCGACCCGTCGAAACCCTACGCGCCGCCGGCTGTCGCGGCCGAGTAGAGCACGCCGCGAGCTTACCTGACGGGGCTCCCCGCCCCGTCAGACTCCGCCCGGCAGCGCGCGACGGAACCGATCTCGGTCAATGCGGCCTGAGACGATCTCGATTCCGAAGCGCATTCGAGCAATCAGGATCCGGTCCATACACGCCAGCCTTGAAATGAACCGGAGGATAAAGGGAGGAAGAGGCAATGGGAACCTCGATGTTGACCGGCAGCGACACAGCACGGGCCGGTTCGTACCTCGACCAGCGGCAGACGCTTGCCCGCGATGCGATTTACCAGGCGAGCCTGCTTCTGGATGATCAGCGCTGGAATGACTGGCTTGCACTCTGCGCAGAGGACTTCACCTACGACATCAAGTCGTGGAGTCCAGAGATCAACTACGATATGACCTATTTGCACGCCTCGCGCAAGGATCTTGACAGTCTGATCCGCCTGCTGCCCAAGCACAACACTGACCATTCGCCGCTGACCCGCCACACCAGTGTCTACACGGTCGAGATCTCCCCTGACGGGACAACGGCTCAGACGGTCTCCTCGGTTGTGATCTTCCAACACATGCTTGACGGCACGAACTCTCACATCGACGCGGGCGAGAGCCGGCTGTTCCTGGTCGGCAAGTACTATGACCAGCTTCGGTTCGACGATGCAGGCGTGAAGTTCGTCTCGCGCGAGGTCAGGCTGCTCAACCGCCGCCTCGACAAAGGCTCCCACTGGCCACTCTAGGCCACTCTATGAGGCCGTCGCCAGCGAGTGCAAAGGTGATCCCGCCGCCTTCTTGGCGGCCAATCTTGTTCAGAACGAAGGGGCGCGTGCGGATACGGAGCGAAGCCCCACACCTACAATCGGCGGGCACGTACAAGCGGAAGCGGAGGTTTTATGGGCTGGAGGTATTTATGCGAAGCGGCTGAGGTTGCCGAGAACTCGCTGAAGCTCGTCGATGCCGACGGCGTCCGCATCGTCGTGGCGAATTATGGTGGCGGATTCCGGGCTATTCCACCGGTCTGTCCCCACATGGAGGAGCCACTCGAGGAATCGGGTGTCATCGCCAATTGCGTCCTGACCTGCACCAAACACCTGTGGGCGTGGGACTTGCGCAGCCTCGACATGGTCGGCGAGGCCGAGAAGCCGCTCAAGACCTATGAGGTTAAGCAGGAGGGCGGACGCCTTCTGGCTCTCGTCGACGAGGAGCTAACCTACGACTTTGAGGAAGACACCGGCGATGACGACGACGACTTTTTCAAATGACTCAGGCCCGGTGGTCAGCCAGTTCGAGTCCTTGCCGCGCTCTGATACGAATGATCGGGACGACCAGAGCCGCCGTTGGAACGTAGAAGTTCAATCGAAATCGGGCACACTCGCCTTTACCTGCGAGCCGAATGAGAACTTGCTTTACGCAGGGTTGCGACAGGGTCTGACGCTTCCATATGAGTGCGCCACCGGAACCTGCGGCACTTGCCGTGCCCGGGTCGCTTCCGGGAGCGTTGCTGTCGGGTGGGAAGCCGCGCCCGGCCATAAAGGGCTCAAGCGCGACAAGGGCGACATCCTGATGTGCCAGACACGGCCGCAAAGTGATTGCGTGCTGCGTGTGCCGGCCCACGTCCACACCTCCCCGCGGCACGCCGTTCCGCGACACCACAGCGCCGTGATTGACTGCGTCCGGCACCTGACTCAGGACGTGATCCACTTTGAGATCTCACTGAACGACCCCATGAGCTTCGATGCCGGCCAGTTCGTCGTCCTGCGCGCGCCTCACCTGCAGGGAATGCGGGCATACTCAATGGTGAACTTCGCGACGGAAACCCGTCGCCTCGAGCTTGTGATCAAACGCAAGCCCGGCGGCGGCTTCGGAAACTGGATTTTCGAAGCATCACGGGAAGGACAGACCGTTGATGTGTTCGGCCCGCTCGGCCGAGCGACATTTCATCCTGAGGAAAATTACGATCTGCTGATGATTGCCGGCGGCTCCGGCATTGCTGGCATGATGTCAATTCTTTCACGGGCAGTGCAGGAGGATTACTTCAGCAGCCACAAGGGTTACGTGTTCTTCGGAGTGCGTACGCTGGACGATAGCTTTTACTTGGCAGATTTCAGCGAACACGTTGCGGCTGCGAATGGAAATCTGGAAGTCACCCTGGCCATATCGGACGAGGCGGTGGCTTCTCCTGTTCATCCCGGCCATCCTCATGTCCGAGTCGTTGAGGGGTTGGTCCACGAGGTCTGCGCGCGTGCGATGAAGGGGCGTTACGACAACGTCATGAGCTACATCGCCGGACCGCCGCCTATGGTCGACGGCGCGCTCCGAACCCTCATCATCGAGGGCCGCATGACGCCGGATCGGATCCGGTACGACAAGTTCGGCTGAGGTGGTTCTTTGGACGCTGCGGCGAGTATGACGGCCACGCTTCTTAGCCTCGGGCTAGTGAGCGGTCTCATGATCGGCTGCGTGGGGATTGGCGGGGTCATCTTAGTGCCTGTCATGACCCTTGGGATTGGCATCCCAATCGGCACCGCAATCGCGGCGGCAATGGCAGGCTACGTTCTGACTGGCCTCTCTGGAACGCTGGTCTTTGGTCGGAATGGCTCAATACGCTGGACACTCGCACTCAGCCTGTGTCTTGGTGCAGCACCAGGAGCTCTGCTCGGCGCCTGGGCCAGCGGCGCCATAAATGCGCATATTATTGAGATGCTCATTGCGGCGCTCGCCATTATGTCGGGCCTGTACAATCTTCGTGGCAACAGCGTGGTCGATACACCCCCGTTGGCCCTTGGTACGCTTGGCTTTGTCGCCATGGGAGCCTGCGTCGGCCTGTTGTCGGCAGTGACAGGTACCGGCGGGCCGGTGATCCTGGTTCCCTTGCTGCTGACATTTGGCTATCCGGTGCTCACGGCGGTTGGGCTTGGCCAAGCGATCCAGCTGCCTGTCGCCGCCCTTGCGACCCTAGGCGCCTACGCCTTCGGTTCTCTCGACATCTACCTCAGCGTACTTCTCTCGATCGGCCTAGCCGTGGGCAGTACAGTTGGCGCTGGGGTTGCTCACCATGTTCCGCGCGCCACTCTGCGGACAATAGCCGCCTCCGTGCTTATTGCGACCGGGGCCTTCATCATATTTCGGCTAGTGATCTGACCATATCCAGGGAGCGTACGTTATCCCATCCTGACGCTACTCAATTGGCCAGAGTCACAGCCAAACCAAGCAGAAAGGATAGAAGATGCCCATCGAATATCAACCCAATCTAATAACAGTTGCAGACCGCGATTTTTGAATGACAAACGGAAATCTAAAATAGGCGCATCCGCAGGAGTTATGCATTTCATCAAGTATGGGCTCTTACAGTCCATTTGACCTCAAAGAACGTTGTTGAATTTTGGTCGCGCCAGGAGAGGGCTCTATGTCAAATCTAGTCGCTCCGTCAGCTTCCTCAGTAACTCTTCGCTCCAGGGCGCGCGAACGGCGTCAGATTGGAGGAAGTCCTTTGCTTGACAGGCGAGAGCTCTTGAGACGCGCCGGGCTAGGCGCCGTTGTGTTTAGCGGCACCACGCTCGTATCGCCGCTGCGCGGGCTAGCGGACGAACTGGCGCGGCTGCCGTTCGGCAACGGCGAGCGCCCGCTCGTCGCCTATCCGGGCAAGCGCCCGCTCTTGGAGATGACCAGCCGGCCGCCGCAGCTCGAGACCCCCTTCGGCATCTTCGACGAGGGCGTGATCACCCCCAACGACGCCTTCTTCGTGCGCTACCACCTCGCCGACCTCCCGACCGCCATCGACCCCGACAGCTTCCGCCTGGAGGTCACGGGCCATGTCGAGACCCCGCTCTCGCTCTCGCTGGCCGAGCTGCGGGCGCTGCCGGGCAGCGAGGTCGTCGCGGTCAACCAGTGCTCGGGCAATTCGCGCGGCTTCGTCGCGCCGCGGGTCGCCGGCGGCCAGCTCGCCAACGGCGCCATGGGCAATGCCCGCTGGGCCGGCGTGCCGCTGCGCAGCGTGCTCGACAAGGCCGGCCTGCGCCGCGGCGCCGTGCAGGTCGCCTTCGAGGGCCTCGACGGGCCGGTGCTCCCGGCCACACCCGACTACGCCAAGGCGCTCGACCTCGACCACGCCCGCGACGGCGAGGTGCTGCTGGCCTATGCGATGAACGGCGCGGAGCTGCCCTGGCTCAACGGCTATCCCTTGCGCCTGGTGGTGCCGGGCTATTACGGCACCTACTGGGTCAAGCACCTGAACCGCATCACGGTGCTCGATCAGCCGTTCGAGAGCTTCTGGATGAAGTCGGCCTACCGGATTCCGGCCAATGCGTGCGCCTGCACGGAGCCGGGCCAGGCGCCCACGGCCACGGTGCCGATCGGGCGCTACAACGTCCGCTCCTTCGTCACCAACCTCGCCGACGGGGCGCGGGTGCCCGCGGGCGAGACCCTGTTGCGCGGCATCGCCTTCGACGGCGGCTCCGGCGTGACGGAGGTCGCGGTCTCGACCGATGACGGCCGCACCTGGAGGCGGGCGGCGCTCGGTGAGGATCTCGGGCGCTACTCCTTCCGGCCCTGGAGCCTGCGGGTCGATCTGGCGCCGGGGGCGCATGCGATCCGGGTGCGCGCGACGAACCGGATCGGGCAGACGCAGCCGCTCGACCCTCTGTGGAACCCGGCCGGCTACATGCGCAACGTCGTCGAGACCACCCGGGTGCAGGCGGCGTGAGAGAGGCGATGATGACGAAGCGATTCCTGACCGCCGCCGCGGCCGCGGGCCTGCTCGCCGGAGGCGCGGCGTTGGCCGGGCCGCGCACCTACGCGCTGCCCGAGCCAACGGCGCAGCTGAAGGAGCCGAGGGACAAGGCGCACGCAGCCGGGTACGAGGCCACGCAGGCCAACTGCCTGACCTGCCACTCGGTCGACTACATCGCCATACAGCCGCCCGGGAAAGGCCGAGCCTTCTGGGACGCCGAGGTGACCAAGATGATCAAGGTCTACGGCGCCCCGATCAGCGAGGCCGACGCCAAGGTCATCGCCGCCTACCTGGCCGCGGTGTATTAACATCGGCCTTTCGGGAAGACGGCACGCGATTGAGTGAGATTTCCGCTGCGCGCCCGAGCGCTTTTTCGTACATAGCCGCCGGAAAAGGCTCCGGAGAGGGCACCAATGCGTGTATCAGGCTTAGATGCGCCCAGTACTTGCTACAATGCAGCAGGGGAAATTAGGCCTAATCGACCGTTTGCAAGAGGAGGCCGGGGCGGTGTCGGGTAAGCGCTGCCATCAGGCCACGGCTCTGAGGGCTTGTGCGCGCGGGTAGGCCCAAGGCCGCAACTCGTCAATGCGGCCGTTCGGATGTAAGCGTCTTCCTCAGGCCACATCCCTGAGCGTGGGCGTGACCGGGTAGGCCCAGGGCAGCAGCTCGTCGATGCGGCTGTTGGGATGGCCCTCGATGATGCGGGTGATCACGTCGGCAAGATAGGCCTGCGGTCCGACGCCCGTGAGCTTGCAGGTCTCGATCAGCGAGGCGATCACCGCCCAGTGCGCGGCCCCGCCATCCGAGCCGGCGAAGAGAGCATTCTTTCTCGTCAGGGCCAGGGGACGGATCGCGCGCTCGACCACGTTGGTGTCGAGTTCGACCCGCCCGTCATCGAGGAACAGGCTCAGGCCAGCCCAGCGGCTCAGCGCGTAGCGGATCGCTTCGGCCAGCTTGCTCTTCTGGCTGATGAGGGCGAGCTTCTCCCGCAGCCAGGGCTCTAGGGCCTCCAGGATGGGACGGCTGCGCGCCTGACGTGCGGTGCGGCGCTCCTCGGCAGGACGGCCGCGGATCTCGGCCTCGATCCGGTAAAGGCCCGCGATGCGCGTGAGCACCTCGGCCGCGATCGGCCCATCAAGATCGTAGAACGCCCGCCGTACATGGCTCCAGCAGTAGGCGAGCCGGACCTCGCCTTGCCTGGCCAGCGCCTTGTAGCCGTCATAGCCATCGACCTGCAGCACGCCCCGGAAGCCGGCAAGATGCGCGATGGGCTGCTTGGCCGTGCGGTCGGGTGCGTAGACGTAGGCAACGCCCGGCGGATCGGTGCCGCCCCAGGGCCGGTCGTCGCGGGCATACGCCCAGAGCTGGCCTGTCTTGGTGCGGCCGCGTCCGGGATCGAGCACCGGCGCGCTGGTCTCGTCGGCAAACAGCTTGCCCGAAGCCTTCAGCCTCCCCAGCAGCCGCGCGTGGACCGGCCGCAGCAGGAACGCAGCACGGCCGACCCAATCCGCGAGCGTCGAGCGGTCGAGAGCTATGCCCTGACGCGCGAAGATCTGTGCCTGACGATAGAGTGGCAGGTGGTCGGCGTACTTGGCGACGAGCACGTGCGCGACGAGGTCGTCGGTGGGCAACCCGCCCTCGATCAGCCGCGCCGGCGCGGACGCCTGCAGCACAATAGCCTCGCAGGCACGGCACGCGTAACGCGGGCGCCGGATCACAATGACCCGGACTTGGGCCGGTACGATGTCGAGGCGCTCGGACACGTCCTCGCCGATCCGGTGCAGGCTGCCCGAGCAGCAGGGGCAGACGGGGCTCTCGATGTCGACCACGCGCTCGACGCGCGGCAGATGGGCGGGCAGGGCCCCGCGATTGTTGCGCCGGCGCGCTGTACGCTCGGCCCTCACCGCCGGCGCGGTTTCCTCGGCCGCAAGACCCTCGGCTTCGACCTGCTCGGCCTCCTCCAGCCCGAGCAGGAGCTGGTCCTCGGGCAGGCTCTCGGCGCGACGGCCGAAGCGATGACGCTGCATCGCCTTGATGATCTGGCGCAGCCGCTCGTTCTCGGCCCGCTCCTCGGCGAGCAGCGCCTTGAGCGTCTCGGGATCGTCGGGCGAGGGTGAAGCAGGCGCAGCCACAAAGCGGATTAGATCAGATCACTCAGCCACTTACCAGTACGACGTCCCCTCGCGCCGTTCTTTTTGCTCAGCCTGCCACCGCTGGCGCGCTCACCTGACGAGCCTCGTGGACACGCTTCCAGTCCAGCCCTTCGAGCAGGGCCGAGAGCTGCGCAGCCGTGAGGCGCACGACGCCGTCCTGAGCCTTCGGCCAGCAGAATTGACCGTCCTCCAGACGCTTGGCCGCGAGAACCACCCCGCTCCCATCCCAGAACAAAAGCTTGGTCCGATCTGCCCGCTTCGAGCGGAACACATAGACCGTGCCGGAGAACGGATCCGCTCCCATCGCCTCGCGCACCAGCGCGGCCAGCCCGTCGATACCTTTGCGGAAGTCCACCGGCCGCGTCGCCAGCATCACGCGCACTGTCCCAGCCGGCCCGATCATGCCGAGACCTTCAGCGCCCGGATCACCGCCGCAATCTGAGCCTCGCTCGCCTCCCCGCCGATGCGGACCGTGGCGCCAGCTACTTCGACCTCAATGCCGTGACAGCCGTGGCGCCAACGCGGCTTGGGGCTCGTCTCTGCACACGCCGGCTCCTGCGGTTCCGAGATCAGCACGGCCGGCACGAACCGCAGCTCGGCCTGCTGATCATCCATCGCCGCTTGGCGCGCCAAGCGCCGCCACGTGAACAGCTGCGAGGCGCTCAGGCCATGCCGGCGCGCTACCGCGCTGATCGAGGTGTTCGGCGCCTCGCTCTCGGCGACAATGGCCGCCTTCTCATCCTCCGACCACGTCCGCCGCCGGCCGGCCCCGGTGAACAGCTCCAGGCGCCGGACCGGCTCCGACATAGCCATACGCTCTGACATCGACATAGGACGGAGCTCCTGACCCGCTCCGTATCCCATGCTCAGCCGAGCTCCCGAAAGGTGCCTCCAAAACGACGCTTACGTGAGGGCCAGAGAAAGCGGCCCTTCTCCAATCTTTTCGCGTAGAGCGATAGCCCGAGACCGTGATGCCAGAGACATTTGATCAGATCACCGCGCCGGCCGCGGAACACGGAGAGATCCCCGGCGTGCGGATCGCGCCCGAGCGCCTCCTGCCCCTGCAGGCAGAGGCCGTTCATGCCGCGGCGCATGTCGGTGTGGCCGCTGGCGATCCAGACCCGGACGCCCGAGGGGACCGGGATCATCGCCCCTCCAACACAGCCAGCACGCGGGCCGGCGCCTCGGCCTCCACGCTGGCATCGACGACGATGCGCCGGCCTTTGCCCAGCACGATCACCATGCGGCTCGAAGTCGACGATGATCGGGAGGTCTCGGCCCGCTCTCTGGTGGGCTCCGGCGCGGGCACGACCACCGCCGGCACGAAGGTCGGCGTTACTGCCGGGGCCGACCGGCTCGCCGCGAAGGCACGCCGCCAGGTCAGGAGCAGCGAGCGCGAGATGCCGTAGCGACGTGCGGTGGCGGAGACCAAGCGCGGCCTCTGCAGGCTCTCCCGCACCACCTTGAGCTTCTCGTCCTCCGACCAGCAGCGACGCCGGCCGGTCTCAACAATCTCGAGGCGCCTGAGGCGCGCACTGTGCGTATGACTGTCCATACGCACTGTTCTCAACGGCCGATCATCTGCCCCGCAAGGCGGTCCTCTGCGGAGGGATACGTAACGACCAGGCGCTCGCGCAGATTAACAGACAACGCTGACCGCATGGCAGCCCCCTTGCGAAAGCCGCGCATCGATCAGAACCAGGCCGGACCGACTACCCGTCCCGACTCAGACCGCTCGGGCACCGCTCTAGTCCGACAGGCCGCCACGAAGACAGCCCGCCGGATCAAATTAGGCTGCGTTGAGAAGGCAATTCAGCGGATTCGATGCCTTCCTGCTCCCGTAGCTTTGTCACTAGCTTAGAAGCCGCTGCGTCATCAGTGACTTCAGCATACCAGAGTCGCCGCAGTGCCGGTTTGGTTGCCTTAGGACTGATTCTCCCGACGTTGCTGACGCCGGCAAGATTCTTGATATGGTCGCGGATCTCGTCCTGCACTTTCTCTGGTGTATGCGCGCCAAATTTGAACATTACACTTTTCATTGATCTACCGCCCTGCTTGAAGTAGCCTGGACAGATTTATCCGGCCTGTACCGTAGTCCACACTGAAGTCGCTTCCATTCATAGCGGGTACCTTATCAGCGGACTCCATCAGCGCTTGCCTGACTTGCGCAGGCGTCGGCTTTTCGTTGGCAGCGATACCCTTGGCGATGAAAAGGGCAGCGCACCCCGTGACATGTGGTGCCGC
The sequence above is a segment of the Methylobacterium nodulans ORS 2060 genome. Coding sequences within it:
- a CDS encoding aromatic ring-hydroxylating oxygenase subunit alpha, translated to MPARNYQQWTANPPLQTGEWIDSRLYTDQEIFEEELEKIFKHTWVPVCHESELPKPYDFRTTSIANEPIVVCRGPDNVVRAFLNVCPHRGMIIERRPSGSFYEASASGNPKRMTCMFHAWQFDLKGNCVYVSREKEGYQDRLSKEDVGLRRLRCEVKFGGFVWVSLDDNPVPLEDWAGAPFECLRKTLDAEPLEVFHYHKAIVDTNYKLWHDTNCEFYHDFMHYHNRVTGFNDAYFARKNEAFEHGHIVVGTFEVNYDQYEGFESRAGLSFPYLPPNQWYMIDLFPGMNFNLRGSALRCDVVTPLGPNKTMIEFRGLGLKSDTKEERQTRINHHNSIWGPFGRNLHEDLIGVQGQGTTMRPGSEPRRILHGRHENQTIHDENGMRHYYDEWGRWMNRLPRDPSKPYAPPAVAAE
- a CDS encoding nuclear transport factor 2 family protein; its protein translation is MGTSMLTGSDTARAGSYLDQRQTLARDAIYQASLLLDDQRWNDWLALCAEDFTYDIKSWSPEINYDMTYLHASRKDLDSLIRLLPKHNTDHSPLTRHTSVYTVEISPDGTTAQTVSSVVIFQHMLDGTNSHIDAGESRLFLVGKYYDQLRFDDAGVKFVSREVRLLNRRLDKGSHWPL
- a CDS encoding Rieske 2Fe-2S domain-containing protein, giving the protein MGWRYLCEAAEVAENSLKLVDADGVRIVVANYGGGFRAIPPVCPHMEEPLEESGVIANCVLTCTKHLWAWDLRSLDMVGEAEKPLKTYEVKQEGGRLLALVDEELTYDFEEDTGDDDDDFFK
- a CDS encoding 2Fe-2S iron-sulfur cluster-binding protein, with the protein product MTTTTFSNDSGPVVSQFESLPRSDTNDRDDQSRRWNVEVQSKSGTLAFTCEPNENLLYAGLRQGLTLPYECATGTCGTCRARVASGSVAVGWEAAPGHKGLKRDKGDILMCQTRPQSDCVLRVPAHVHTSPRHAVPRHHSAVIDCVRHLTQDVIHFEISLNDPMSFDAGQFVVLRAPHLQGMRAYSMVNFATETRRLELVIKRKPGGGFGNWIFEASREGQTVDVFGPLGRATFHPEENYDLLMIAGGSGIAGMMSILSRAVQEDYFSSHKGYVFFGVRTLDDSFYLADFSEHVAAANGNLEVTLAISDEAVASPVHPGHPHVRVVEGLVHEVCARAMKGRYDNVMSYIAGPPPMVDGALRTLIIEGRMTPDRIRYDKFG
- a CDS encoding sulfite exporter TauE/SafE family protein, which produces MTATLLSLGLVSGLMIGCVGIGGVILVPVMTLGIGIPIGTAIAAAMAGYVLTGLSGTLVFGRNGSIRWTLALSLCLGAAPGALLGAWASGAINAHIIEMLIAALAIMSGLYNLRGNSVVDTPPLALGTLGFVAMGACVGLLSAVTGTGGPVILVPLLLTFGYPVLTAVGLGQAIQLPVAALATLGAYAFGSLDIYLSVLLSIGLAVGSTVGAGVAHHVPRATLRTIAASVLIATGAFIIFRLVI
- a CDS encoding molybdopterin-dependent oxidoreductase; this translates as MLDRRELLRRAGLGAVVFSGTTLVSPLRGLADELARLPFGNGERPLVAYPGKRPLLEMTSRPPQLETPFGIFDEGVITPNDAFFVRYHLADLPTAIDPDSFRLEVTGHVETPLSLSLAELRALPGSEVVAVNQCSGNSRGFVAPRVAGGQLANGAMGNARWAGVPLRSVLDKAGLRRGAVQVAFEGLDGPVLPATPDYAKALDLDHARDGEVLLAYAMNGAELPWLNGYPLRLVVPGYYGTYWVKHLNRITVLDQPFESFWMKSAYRIPANACACTEPGQAPTATVPIGRYNVRSFVTNLADGARVPAGETLLRGIAFDGGSGVTEVAVSTDDGRTWRRAALGEDLGRYSFRPWSLRVDLAPGAHAIRVRATNRIGQTQPLDPLWNPAGYMRNVVETTRVQAA
- a CDS encoding c-type cytochrome → MTKRFLTAAAAAGLLAGGAALAGPRTYALPEPTAQLKEPRDKAHAAGYEATQANCLTCHSVDYIAIQPPGKGRAFWDAEVTKMIKVYGAPISEADAKVIAAYLAAVY
- a CDS encoding IS66-like element ISMno13 family transposase, which translates into the protein MAAPASPSPDDPETLKALLAEERAENERLRQIIKAMQRHRFGRRAESLPEDQLLLGLEEAEQVEAEGLAAEETAPAVRAERTARRRNNRGALPAHLPRVERVVDIESPVCPCCSGSLHRIGEDVSERLDIVPAQVRVIVIRRPRYACRACEAIVLQASAPARLIEGGLPTDDLVAHVLVAKYADHLPLYRQAQIFARQGIALDRSTLADWVGRAAFLLRPVHARLLGRLKASGKLFADETSAPVLDPGRGRTKTGQLWAYARDDRPWGGTDPPGVAYVYAPDRTAKQPIAHLAGFRGVLQVDGYDGYKALARQGEVRLAYCWSHVRRAFYDLDGPIAAEVLTRIAGLYRIEAEIRGRPAEERRTARQARSRPILEALEPWLREKLALISQKSKLAEAIRYALSRWAGLSLFLDDGRVELDTNVVERAIRPLALTRKNALFAGSDGGAAHWAVIASLIETCKLTGVGPQAYLADVITRIIEGHPNSRIDELLPWAYPVTPTLRDVA
- the tnpB gene encoding IS66 family insertion sequence element accessory protein TnpB (TnpB, as the term is used for proteins encoded by IS66 family insertion elements, is considered an accessory protein, since TnpC, encoded by a neighboring gene, is a DDE family transposase.) yields the protein MIGPAGTVRVMLATRPVDFRKGIDGLAALVREAMGADPFSGTVYVFRSKRADRTKLLFWDGSGVVLAAKRLEDGQFCWPKAQDGVVRLTAAQLSALLEGLDWKRVHEARQVSAPAVAG
- the tnpA gene encoding IS66-like element accessory protein TnpA — its product is MSEPVRRLELFTGAGRRRTWSEDEKAAIVAESEAPNTSISAVARRHGLSASQLFTWRRLARQAAMDDQQAELRFVPAVLISEPQEPACAETSPKPRWRHGCHGIEVEVAGATVRIGGEASEAQIAAVIRALKVSA
- the tnpB gene encoding IS66 family insertion sequence element accessory protein TnpB (TnpB, as the term is used for proteins encoded by IS66 family insertion elements, is considered an accessory protein, since TnpC, encoded by a neighboring gene, is a DDE family transposase.), with the translated sequence MIPVPSGVRVWIASGHTDMRRGMNGLCLQGQEALGRDPHAGDLSVFRGRRGDLIKCLWHHGLGLSLYAKRLEKGRFLWPSRKRRFGGTFRELG
- the tnpA gene encoding IS66-like element accessory protein TnpA is translated as MDSHTHSARLRRLEIVETGRRRCWSEDEKLKVVRESLQRPRLVSATARRYGISRSLLLTWRRAFAASRSAPAVTPTFVPAVVVPAPEPTRERAETSRSSSTSSRMVIVLGKGRRIVVDASVEAEAPARVLAVLEGR